A part of Tiliqua scincoides isolate rTilSci1 chromosome 13, rTilSci1.hap2, whole genome shotgun sequence genomic DNA contains:
- the GGA2 gene encoding ADP-ribosylation factor-binding protein GGA2 isoform X1: MSRAAPPGALELLLHKATDPSSPEENWECIQRFIDQVNANDDSSTAALRLLEHKIQSPQEAEALHALTVLEMCVNNCGERFHHEMGKFRFLNSLIKVLSPKYLGDWSTERVKSRIIEVMFSWTVWFPEEVKIRDAYQMLKKQGIVKQDPKLPEDKILPPPSPRPASSIFDADREKSQLLARLLKSKNPEDLQAANRLIKGLIKEEQEKSAKESRRAKAVQEALGSAEALAGMLNGCKASWGVGIPQASLEALQGLEAKCEKLKPLLFRIASETVEDEEALAEVLQANDRLTQTLGFYQQVVGACRSALASPADVLAAQPPPNSASSPALISFMEAEEDAARRGNAQVASSHSRLPSSSHSLDEELMALDLLSSPTEAPPSSSTTAEVTPLGPPSPLPDQSSLASLFIPLDSITLSTIPPVTVYEGKGLKVVLHFSREAVPGWPTIQVMVLSMLSTAPHPLWDIVFQAAVPKSMTIKLQQATGSRLPAFNPLQPPPMISQVLLLANPQQFPLRLRYRLLFTQDEKPHCEVGEVTNFPPAELWSGS; the protein is encoded by the exons ACAAGGCCACAGATCCCAGTAGCCCCGAGGAAAATTGGGAATGCATTCAGCGGTTCATTGACCAGGTCAACGCCAACGATGACAG CtccactgcagctctgaggttgcTGGAACACAAGATCCAATCCCCACAGGAGGCAGAAGCCCTGCACGCCCTGACG GTCCTGGAGATGTGCGTGAATAACTGTGGTGAACGTTTCCATCACGAAATGGGGAAATTCCGATTTCTGAACAGCCTCATCAAAGTCCTCTCTCCCAAG TACCTGGGGGACTGGTCGACTGAGAGAGTCAAGTCTCGGATCATCGAGGTGATGTTCAGCTGGACAGTGTGGTTTCCGGAGGAAGTGAAAATCCGAGATGCTTACCAGATGCTGAAGAAACAAG GAATTGTCAAACAAGACCCCAAACTCCCGGAAGACAAGATCTTACCGCCACCTTCTCCCAGGCCAGCTAGTTCTATCTTTGATGCAGATAGAGAGAAATCCCAG CTCTTGGccaggctcctcaaaagcaagaACCCAGAAGACCTGCAGGCGGCCAACAGGCTGATCAAAGGACTGATCAAAGAG GAGCAAGAGAAGTCTGCCAAGGAGTCCAGGAGAGCAAAGGCCGTCCAGGAAGCTCTTGGCAGCGCTGAAGCCCTGGCGGGAATGCTTAATGGCTGCAAGGCAAGCTGGGGAGTGGGGATCCCTCAGGCTTCCCTGGAGGCTCTGCAG ggactggaggCCAAATGTGAGAAGCTGAAGCCACTGCTCTTCCGCATCGCCAGCGAGACGGTGGAGGACGAGGAGGCCTTGG CAGAGGTTCTGCAGGCCAATGACCGGCTCACACAGACCCTTGGCTTCTACCAGCAGGTGGTAGGTGCCTGCAGAAGTGCCCTGGCAAGCCCTGCTGACGTCCTGG CTGCTCAGCCCCCTCCCAACAGTGCTAGCAGCCCTGCATTGATCAGCTTCATGGAGGCAGAAGAGGATGCGGCAAGGCGAGGAAATGCACAGGTGGCCTCCTCCCACAGCagactgccctcctcctcccattcactGGATGAGGAGCTGATGGCACTAG ATCTCCTCAGTAGCCCCACAGAGGCTCCTCCATCCTCCAGCACGACCGCTGAAGTGACACCTCTGGGGCCACCCTCTCCACTTCCTGACCAGAGCTCCTTGGCCAGCCTCTTCATCCCGCTGGATTCCATCACACTGA GCACAATTCCTCCAGTCACAGTCTATGAGGGGAAGGGACTGAAGGTCGTGCTCCACTTCTCCAGGGAAGCAGTTCCCGGCTGGCCAACTATCCAAGTGATGGTGCTCTCCATGCTCAGCACGGCTCCTCACCCACTCTGGGACATTGTCTTCcaggctgctgtgcccaag TCGATGACCATCAAGCTGCAGCAGGCCACAGGCTCCAGGCTGCCGGCCTTCAACCCACTCCAGCCCCCACCCATGATTTCCCAAGTCTTGCTCCTGGCCAACCCTCAGCAG TTCCCCCTCCGGCTGAGATACCGGCTGCTGTTCACCCAGGACGAGAAGCCTCACTGTGAAGTTGGGGAGGTGACTAACTTCCCCCCTGCAGAGCTCTGGAGTGGGAGCTGA
- the GGA2 gene encoding ADP-ribosylation factor-binding protein GGA2 isoform X3 — protein sequence MCVNNCGERFHHEMGKFRFLNSLIKVLSPKYLGDWSTERVKSRIIEVMFSWTVWFPEEVKIRDAYQMLKKQGIVKQDPKLPEDKILPPPSPRPASSIFDADREKSQLLARLLKSKNPEDLQAANRLIKGLIKEEQEKSAKESRRAKAVQEALGSAEALAGMLNGCKASWGVGIPQASLEALQGLEAKCEKLKPLLFRIASETVEDEEALAEVLQANDRLTQTLGFYQQVVGACRSALASPADVLAAQPPPNSASSPALISFMEAEEDAARRGNAQVASSHSRLPSSSHSLDEELMALDLLSSPTEAPPSSSTTAEVTPLGPPSPLPDQSSLASLFIPLDSITLSTIPPVTVYEGKGLKVVLHFSREAVPGWPTIQVMVLSMLSTAPHPLWDIVFQAAVPKSMTIKLQQATGSRLPAFNPLQPPPMISQVLLLANPQQFPLRLRYRLLFTQDEKPHCEVGEVTNFPPAELWSGS from the exons ATGTGCGTGAATAACTGTGGTGAACGTTTCCATCACGAAATGGGGAAATTCCGATTTCTGAACAGCCTCATCAAAGTCCTCTCTCCCAAG TACCTGGGGGACTGGTCGACTGAGAGAGTCAAGTCTCGGATCATCGAGGTGATGTTCAGCTGGACAGTGTGGTTTCCGGAGGAAGTGAAAATCCGAGATGCTTACCAGATGCTGAAGAAACAAG GAATTGTCAAACAAGACCCCAAACTCCCGGAAGACAAGATCTTACCGCCACCTTCTCCCAGGCCAGCTAGTTCTATCTTTGATGCAGATAGAGAGAAATCCCAG CTCTTGGccaggctcctcaaaagcaagaACCCAGAAGACCTGCAGGCGGCCAACAGGCTGATCAAAGGACTGATCAAAGAG GAGCAAGAGAAGTCTGCCAAGGAGTCCAGGAGAGCAAAGGCCGTCCAGGAAGCTCTTGGCAGCGCTGAAGCCCTGGCGGGAATGCTTAATGGCTGCAAGGCAAGCTGGGGAGTGGGGATCCCTCAGGCTTCCCTGGAGGCTCTGCAG ggactggaggCCAAATGTGAGAAGCTGAAGCCACTGCTCTTCCGCATCGCCAGCGAGACGGTGGAGGACGAGGAGGCCTTGG CAGAGGTTCTGCAGGCCAATGACCGGCTCACACAGACCCTTGGCTTCTACCAGCAGGTGGTAGGTGCCTGCAGAAGTGCCCTGGCAAGCCCTGCTGACGTCCTGG CTGCTCAGCCCCCTCCCAACAGTGCTAGCAGCCCTGCATTGATCAGCTTCATGGAGGCAGAAGAGGATGCGGCAAGGCGAGGAAATGCACAGGTGGCCTCCTCCCACAGCagactgccctcctcctcccattcactGGATGAGGAGCTGATGGCACTAG ATCTCCTCAGTAGCCCCACAGAGGCTCCTCCATCCTCCAGCACGACCGCTGAAGTGACACCTCTGGGGCCACCCTCTCCACTTCCTGACCAGAGCTCCTTGGCCAGCCTCTTCATCCCGCTGGATTCCATCACACTGA GCACAATTCCTCCAGTCACAGTCTATGAGGGGAAGGGACTGAAGGTCGTGCTCCACTTCTCCAGGGAAGCAGTTCCCGGCTGGCCAACTATCCAAGTGATGGTGCTCTCCATGCTCAGCACGGCTCCTCACCCACTCTGGGACATTGTCTTCcaggctgctgtgcccaag TCGATGACCATCAAGCTGCAGCAGGCCACAGGCTCCAGGCTGCCGGCCTTCAACCCACTCCAGCCCCCACCCATGATTTCCCAAGTCTTGCTCCTGGCCAACCCTCAGCAG TTCCCCCTCCGGCTGAGATACCGGCTGCTGTTCACCCAGGACGAGAAGCCTCACTGTGAAGTTGGGGAGGTGACTAACTTCCCCCCTGCAGAGCTCTGGAGTGGGAGCTGA
- the GGA2 gene encoding ADP-ribosylation factor-binding protein GGA2 isoform X2 translates to MSRAAPPGALELLLHKATDPSSPEENWECIQRFIDQVNANDDSSTAALRLLEHKIQSPQEAEALHALTVLEMCVNNCGERFHHEMGKFRFLNSLIKVLSPKYLGDWSTERVKSRIIEVMFSWTVWFPEEVKIRDAYQMLKKQGIVKQDPKLPEDKILPPPSPRPASSIFDADREKSQLLARLLKSKNPEDLQAANRLIKGLIKEEQEKSAKESRRAKAVQEALGSAEALAGMLNGCKASWGVGIPQASLEALQGLEAKCEKLKPLLFRIASETVEDEEALEVLQANDRLTQTLGFYQQVVGACRSALASPADVLAAQPPPNSASSPALISFMEAEEDAARRGNAQVASSHSRLPSSSHSLDEELMALDLLSSPTEAPPSSSTTAEVTPLGPPSPLPDQSSLASLFIPLDSITLSTIPPVTVYEGKGLKVVLHFSREAVPGWPTIQVMVLSMLSTAPHPLWDIVFQAAVPKSMTIKLQQATGSRLPAFNPLQPPPMISQVLLLANPQQFPLRLRYRLLFTQDEKPHCEVGEVTNFPPAELWSGS, encoded by the exons ACAAGGCCACAGATCCCAGTAGCCCCGAGGAAAATTGGGAATGCATTCAGCGGTTCATTGACCAGGTCAACGCCAACGATGACAG CtccactgcagctctgaggttgcTGGAACACAAGATCCAATCCCCACAGGAGGCAGAAGCCCTGCACGCCCTGACG GTCCTGGAGATGTGCGTGAATAACTGTGGTGAACGTTTCCATCACGAAATGGGGAAATTCCGATTTCTGAACAGCCTCATCAAAGTCCTCTCTCCCAAG TACCTGGGGGACTGGTCGACTGAGAGAGTCAAGTCTCGGATCATCGAGGTGATGTTCAGCTGGACAGTGTGGTTTCCGGAGGAAGTGAAAATCCGAGATGCTTACCAGATGCTGAAGAAACAAG GAATTGTCAAACAAGACCCCAAACTCCCGGAAGACAAGATCTTACCGCCACCTTCTCCCAGGCCAGCTAGTTCTATCTTTGATGCAGATAGAGAGAAATCCCAG CTCTTGGccaggctcctcaaaagcaagaACCCAGAAGACCTGCAGGCGGCCAACAGGCTGATCAAAGGACTGATCAAAGAG GAGCAAGAGAAGTCTGCCAAGGAGTCCAGGAGAGCAAAGGCCGTCCAGGAAGCTCTTGGCAGCGCTGAAGCCCTGGCGGGAATGCTTAATGGCTGCAAGGCAAGCTGGGGAGTGGGGATCCCTCAGGCTTCCCTGGAGGCTCTGCAG ggactggaggCCAAATGTGAGAAGCTGAAGCCACTGCTCTTCCGCATCGCCAGCGAGACGGTGGAGGACGAGGAGGCCTTGG AGGTTCTGCAGGCCAATGACCGGCTCACACAGACCCTTGGCTTCTACCAGCAGGTGGTAGGTGCCTGCAGAAGTGCCCTGGCAAGCCCTGCTGACGTCCTGG CTGCTCAGCCCCCTCCCAACAGTGCTAGCAGCCCTGCATTGATCAGCTTCATGGAGGCAGAAGAGGATGCGGCAAGGCGAGGAAATGCACAGGTGGCCTCCTCCCACAGCagactgccctcctcctcccattcactGGATGAGGAGCTGATGGCACTAG ATCTCCTCAGTAGCCCCACAGAGGCTCCTCCATCCTCCAGCACGACCGCTGAAGTGACACCTCTGGGGCCACCCTCTCCACTTCCTGACCAGAGCTCCTTGGCCAGCCTCTTCATCCCGCTGGATTCCATCACACTGA GCACAATTCCTCCAGTCACAGTCTATGAGGGGAAGGGACTGAAGGTCGTGCTCCACTTCTCCAGGGAAGCAGTTCCCGGCTGGCCAACTATCCAAGTGATGGTGCTCTCCATGCTCAGCACGGCTCCTCACCCACTCTGGGACATTGTCTTCcaggctgctgtgcccaag TCGATGACCATCAAGCTGCAGCAGGCCACAGGCTCCAGGCTGCCGGCCTTCAACCCACTCCAGCCCCCACCCATGATTTCCCAAGTCTTGCTCCTGGCCAACCCTCAGCAG TTCCCCCTCCGGCTGAGATACCGGCTGCTGTTCACCCAGGACGAGAAGCCTCACTGTGAAGTTGGGGAGGTGACTAACTTCCCCCCTGCAGAGCTCTGGAGTGGGAGCTGA